From Vanacampus margaritifer isolate UIUO_Vmar chromosome 8, RoL_Vmar_1.0, whole genome shotgun sequence, a single genomic window includes:
- the cast gene encoding calpastatin isoform X21, translating into MGQILSWIRGPRETSTLQDVAVEEQSQPSKATPKPAAQVSTLTPSQFEVQVEVRPKTETIGAKEAPLPADATPKDVPKPLSTDEALESLSAGFMTSTVPTAPKMQEKKDNAAALSTAPCYVAPPFVKKVDVPAPDPSVAFRPPADKKAKMEVDNFSLEALIPPAQFKKTVCVAPPPAEKQTQVEKASSDFSLKADLDTRPKTDEVSGLSLPTFIEPRWTPANKNLTKSGGSMSMGALSALGDMLAAPERKPEPKLRPEDLVSEKKHKEEDAVRVGERDDSIAPDYRFNKEQLKKLPAPKPQPTLNTNEALDLLSGDLLTSSAVPAQKAEVPAFAPTVSVCPAPPKPSQGSSLPLDALSALSDTLPANVPKPEPPKLRPADIVSEKKHKEKEAARVGEKEDSIAPEYRFNEDELKKLPAPKPQPTLNTNEALDLLSGDLTSSSVAPAKTPKMLSAQDVLTSTKSSGVHASLPPSTKKTPQLSDCPPVLAPQRKAKTDEGDYMSLDALGALGDTLAAPEPSPEPPKLRPEDIVTEDEHKEEDAVRVGERESSIAPEYRFNKEQLKKLPAPKPQPKMNTNEALDLLSGEFLTSSAAPAVQAPMISSSAASTQSSADFALDALAGDFVSSSAAPTVKSAAYAPTETAKQLSLGADNALDALSETLITEITPAPQPVPVPAKDLVKEKKAVEERLIKMGERDDTLPPEYRPTEEDLKKMAEAKANADTKPKTSMDDKTALDLLSSDFNTSVASSDAAATKLTPPVLDSETLKPMPRPVLDTLAGTLLPDDPAFKAKAATAKSKSKSKSKSKKQHASEPPADNQLPGQQSSDIVATSTQQGRKN; encoded by the exons TCGCAGCCCAGCAAGGCCACGCCCAAACCAGCAGCTCAGGTCTCCACTCTGACGCCTTCTCAGTTTGAG GTGCAAGTGGAAGTACGTCCCAAAACAGAAACAATTGGGGCCAAGGAG GCTCCGCTTCCTGCAGATGCCACACCTAAGGATGTTCCT AAACCACTCAGCACAGACGAGGCCCTGGAATCCCTTTCGGCAGGTTTCATGACATCAACTGTTCCAACTGCACCTAAAATGCAAGAG AAAAAAGACAATGCTGCTGCCTTATCTACTGCCCCATGTTATGTTGCACCACCATTTGTGAAG AAAGTTGACGTCCCTGCGCCTGATCCTTCTGTAGCATTTCGACCTCCAGCTGATAAGAAAGCCAAGATGGAAGTTGATAACTTCTCATTGGAAGCTTTAATTCCCCCTGCCCAATTCAAG AAAACTGTGTGTGTGGCTCCGCCCCCTGCTGAAAAACAAACTCAGGTGGAAAAGGCCTCTTCTGATTTTTCTCTGAAAGCTGACCTGGATACAAGGCCCAAGACGGATGAGGTTAGTGGCCTTTCACTCCCGACTTTTATTGAGCCACGATGGACACCAGCaaacaaaaatctcacaaaaagt ggTGGTTCCATGTCTATGGGTGCTCTCAGTGCTCTTGGTGACATGTTGGCAGCACCGGAACGCAAACCAGAACCCAAACTGAGACCTGAGGATCTTGTTTCG gagaaaaaacacaaggaGGAAGATGCTGTACGTGTAGGAGAGAGGGACGACTCAATTGCACCAGATTACAGGTTCAATAAGGAGCAACTCAAGAAACTGCCTGCTCCCAAACCTCAG CCCACCTTGAACACTAATGAGGCCCTGGACCTTCTGTCCGGAGACCTTTTGACCTCCTCAGCTGTTCCTGCACAG AAAGCTGAAGTCCCTGCATTTGCTCCAACTGTCTCTGTGTGTCCTGCTCCACCCAAACCTTCTCAG GGCAGCTCCTTGCCTCTGGATGCACTCAGTGCTCTTAGTGACACTCTACCAGCGAATGTACCAAAACCTGAACCCCCCAAGCTCAGACCTGCAGATATTGTCTCT gagaaaaaacacaaggaGAAAGAGGCTGCCCGTGTAGGAGAGAAGGAGGACTCGATTGCACCAGAGTACAGGTTCAATGAGGATGAACTTAAAAAATTACCTGCTCCTAAACCTCAG CCCACCTTGAATACTAACGAGGCGTTAGATCTTTTGTCTGGAGACTTGACAAGCTCCTCAGTTGCCCCAGCAAAG ACCCCAAAAATGTTATCCGCTCAAGATGTTTTGACTTCAACCAAATCATCTGGTGTTCACGCATCTCTTCCTCCTTCCACCAAAAAGACACCCCAG CTATCAGACTGTCCTCCAGTGTTAGCGCCACAAAGAAAGGCCAAGACTGATGAG GGCGACTACATGTCTCTGGATGCTCTCGGTGCTCTTGGTGACACGTTGGCAGCACCAGAACCATCACCAGAACCCCCTAAACTTAGACCAGAGGATATTGTTACA GAGGATGAACACAAGGAGGAAGACGCCGTGCGTGTCGGAGAGAGGGAATCCTCAATTGCGCCAGAGTACAGGTTCAATAAGGAGCAGCTCAAGAAACTGCCTGCTCCCAAACCTCAG CCCAAGATGAATACCAATGAGGCCCTTGACCTTCTATCTGGAGAATTCTTGACCTCCTCTGCTGCTCCTGCTGTCCAGGCTCCCATGATCTCCTCCTCTGCTGCTTCTACGCAA TCCTCTGCAGACTTTGCTCTGGATGCCTTAGCAGGAGACTTTGTTTCATCGTCTGCTGCCCCCACAGTGAAATCTGCTGCTTATGCCCCCACAGAAACTGCCAAacag CTTTCATTAGGAGCAGACAATGCTCTGGATGCTTTATCAGAAACTCTGATCACAGAAATCACCCCCGCCCCTCAGCCAGTCCCCGTTCCTGCCAAAGACCTTGTcaag GAGAAGAAGGCTGTTGAGGAGAGGCTCATTAAAATGGGCGAGAGAGACGACACTCTTCCACCAGAGTACAGACCCACTGAGGAGGATCTTAAG aAAATGGCCGAAGCTAAGGCTAACGCGGACACCAAACCAAAGACG TCTATGGACGACAAGACGGCTTTGGACTTGCTGTCCAGTGATTTTAACACATCGGTCGCATCGTCCGACGCGGCCGCCACAAAGCTGACACCTCCTGTGCTCGACTCGGAGACCCTCAAG CCCATGCCCCGTCCTGTTCTGGACACACTGGCTGGCACCCTCCTTCCCGATGACCCAGCATTCAAGGCTAAGGCAGCCACAGCCaag AGCAAGAGcaagtcaaagtcaaagtcTAAA AAGCAGCATGCATCAGAGCCTCCCGCCGACAATCAACTCCCTGGCCAACAAAGCTCTGACATCGTAGCAACATCCACGCAGCAGGGCAGGAAGAACTAA
- the cast gene encoding calpastatin isoform X22 codes for MAYAAYYNSLSQPSKATPKPAAQVSTLTPSQFEVQVEVRPKTETIGAKEAPLPADATPKDVPKPLSTDEALESLSAGFMTSTVPTAPKMQEKKDNAAALSTAPCYVAPPFVKKVDVPAPDPSVAFRPPADKKAKMEVDNFSLEALIPPAQFKKTVCVAPPPAEKQTQVEKASSDFSLKADLDTRPKTDEVSGLSLPTFIEPRWTPANKNLTKSGGSMSMGALSALGDMLAAPERKPEPKLRPEDLVSEKKHKEEDAVRVGERDDSIAPDYRFNKEQLKKLPAPKPQPTLNTNEALDLLSGDLLTSSAVPAQKAEVPAFAPTVSVCPAPPKPSQGSSLPLDALSALSDTLPANVPKPEPPKLRPADIVSEKKHKEKEAARVGEKEDSIAPEYRFNEDELKKLPAPKPQPTLNTNEALDLLSGDLTSSSVAPAKTPKMLSAQDVLTSTKSSGVHASLPPSTKKTPQLSDCPPVLAPQRKAKTDEGDYMSLDALGALGDTLAAPEPSPEPPKLRPEDIVTEDEHKEEDAVRVGERESSIAPEYRFNKEQLKKLPAPKPQPKMNTNEALDLLSGEFLTSSAAPAVQAPMISSSAASTQSSADFALDALAGDFVSSSAAPTVKSAAYAPTETAKQLSLGADNALDALSETLITEITPAPQPVPVPAKDLVKEKKAVEERLIKMGERDDTLPPEYRPTEEDLKKMAEAKANADTKPKTSMDDKTALDLLSSDFNTSVASSDAAATKLTPPVLDSETLKPMPRPVLDTLAGTLLPDDPAFKAKAATAKSKSKSKSKSKKQHASEPPADNQLPGQQSSDIVATSTQQGRKN; via the exons TCGCAGCCCAGCAAGGCCACGCCCAAACCAGCAGCTCAGGTCTCCACTCTGACGCCTTCTCAGTTTGAG GTGCAAGTGGAAGTACGTCCCAAAACAGAAACAATTGGGGCCAAGGAG GCTCCGCTTCCTGCAGATGCCACACCTAAGGATGTTCCT AAACCACTCAGCACAGACGAGGCCCTGGAATCCCTTTCGGCAGGTTTCATGACATCAACTGTTCCAACTGCACCTAAAATGCAAGAG AAAAAAGACAATGCTGCTGCCTTATCTACTGCCCCATGTTATGTTGCACCACCATTTGTGAAG AAAGTTGACGTCCCTGCGCCTGATCCTTCTGTAGCATTTCGACCTCCAGCTGATAAGAAAGCCAAGATGGAAGTTGATAACTTCTCATTGGAAGCTTTAATTCCCCCTGCCCAATTCAAG AAAACTGTGTGTGTGGCTCCGCCCCCTGCTGAAAAACAAACTCAGGTGGAAAAGGCCTCTTCTGATTTTTCTCTGAAAGCTGACCTGGATACAAGGCCCAAGACGGATGAGGTTAGTGGCCTTTCACTCCCGACTTTTATTGAGCCACGATGGACACCAGCaaacaaaaatctcacaaaaagt ggTGGTTCCATGTCTATGGGTGCTCTCAGTGCTCTTGGTGACATGTTGGCAGCACCGGAACGCAAACCAGAACCCAAACTGAGACCTGAGGATCTTGTTTCG gagaaaaaacacaaggaGGAAGATGCTGTACGTGTAGGAGAGAGGGACGACTCAATTGCACCAGATTACAGGTTCAATAAGGAGCAACTCAAGAAACTGCCTGCTCCCAAACCTCAG CCCACCTTGAACACTAATGAGGCCCTGGACCTTCTGTCCGGAGACCTTTTGACCTCCTCAGCTGTTCCTGCACAG AAAGCTGAAGTCCCTGCATTTGCTCCAACTGTCTCTGTGTGTCCTGCTCCACCCAAACCTTCTCAG GGCAGCTCCTTGCCTCTGGATGCACTCAGTGCTCTTAGTGACACTCTACCAGCGAATGTACCAAAACCTGAACCCCCCAAGCTCAGACCTGCAGATATTGTCTCT gagaaaaaacacaaggaGAAAGAGGCTGCCCGTGTAGGAGAGAAGGAGGACTCGATTGCACCAGAGTACAGGTTCAATGAGGATGAACTTAAAAAATTACCTGCTCCTAAACCTCAG CCCACCTTGAATACTAACGAGGCGTTAGATCTTTTGTCTGGAGACTTGACAAGCTCCTCAGTTGCCCCAGCAAAG ACCCCAAAAATGTTATCCGCTCAAGATGTTTTGACTTCAACCAAATCATCTGGTGTTCACGCATCTCTTCCTCCTTCCACCAAAAAGACACCCCAG CTATCAGACTGTCCTCCAGTGTTAGCGCCACAAAGAAAGGCCAAGACTGATGAG GGCGACTACATGTCTCTGGATGCTCTCGGTGCTCTTGGTGACACGTTGGCAGCACCAGAACCATCACCAGAACCCCCTAAACTTAGACCAGAGGATATTGTTACA GAGGATGAACACAAGGAGGAAGACGCCGTGCGTGTCGGAGAGAGGGAATCCTCAATTGCGCCAGAGTACAGGTTCAATAAGGAGCAGCTCAAGAAACTGCCTGCTCCCAAACCTCAG CCCAAGATGAATACCAATGAGGCCCTTGACCTTCTATCTGGAGAATTCTTGACCTCCTCTGCTGCTCCTGCTGTCCAGGCTCCCATGATCTCCTCCTCTGCTGCTTCTACGCAA TCCTCTGCAGACTTTGCTCTGGATGCCTTAGCAGGAGACTTTGTTTCATCGTCTGCTGCCCCCACAGTGAAATCTGCTGCTTATGCCCCCACAGAAACTGCCAAacag CTTTCATTAGGAGCAGACAATGCTCTGGATGCTTTATCAGAAACTCTGATCACAGAAATCACCCCCGCCCCTCAGCCAGTCCCCGTTCCTGCCAAAGACCTTGTcaag GAGAAGAAGGCTGTTGAGGAGAGGCTCATTAAAATGGGCGAGAGAGACGACACTCTTCCACCAGAGTACAGACCCACTGAGGAGGATCTTAAG aAAATGGCCGAAGCTAAGGCTAACGCGGACACCAAACCAAAGACG TCTATGGACGACAAGACGGCTTTGGACTTGCTGTCCAGTGATTTTAACACATCGGTCGCATCGTCCGACGCGGCCGCCACAAAGCTGACACCTCCTGTGCTCGACTCGGAGACCCTCAAG CCCATGCCCCGTCCTGTTCTGGACACACTGGCTGGCACCCTCCTTCCCGATGACCCAGCATTCAAGGCTAAGGCAGCCACAGCCaag AGCAAGAGcaagtcaaagtcaaagtcTAAA AAGCAGCATGCATCAGAGCCTCCCGCCGACAATCAACTCCCTGGCCAACAAAGCTCTGACATCGTAGCAACATCCACGCAGCAGGGCAGGAAGAACTAA
- the cast gene encoding calpastatin isoform X5: MGQILSWIRGPRETSTLQDVAVEEQSQPSKATPKPAAQVSTLTPSQFEKASSGSAMASKPGGVTTKGGTAGSTFIRTAGQGVPKAKTETNTNPTVIDMSSAGSTVVNMTLSGTKGSPKMMSKTSPVSTIKSSTAATGTAATTAAAAANVAMSTSKGSPKDTAKVQVEVRPKTETIGAKETPAVDPFDALASILPPVDPLTPKQPIFTGPEVKEHDVTSEKASKCGEREDTLPPNYRFRNMAPLPADATPKDVPKPLSTDEALESLSAGFMTSTVPTAPKMQEKKDNAAALSTAPCYVAPPFVKKVDVPAPDPSVAFRPPADKKAKMEVDNFSLEALIPPAQFKKTVCVAPPPAEKQTQVEKASSDFSLKADLDTRPKTDEVSGLSLPTFIEPRWTPANKNLTKSGGSMSMGALSALGDMLAAPERKPEPKLRPEDLVSEKKHKEEDAVRVGERDDSIAPDYRFNKEQLKKLPAPKPQPTLNTNEALDLLSGDLLTSSAVPAQKAEVPAFAPTVSVCPAPPKPSQGSSLPLDALSALSDTLPANVPKPEPPKLRPADIVSEKKHKEKEAARVGEKEDSIAPEYRFNEDELKKLPAPKPQPTLNTNEALDLLSGDLTSSSVAPAKTPKMLSAQDVLTSTKSSGVHASLPPSTKKTPQLSDCPPVLAPQRKAKTDEGDYMSLDALGALGDTLAAPEPSPEPPKLRPEDIVTEDEHKEEDAVRVGERESSIAPEYRFNKEQLKKLPAPKPQPKMNTNEALDLLSGEFLTSSAAPAVQAPMISSSAASTQSSADFALDALAGDFVSSSAAPTVKSAAYAPTETAKQLSLGADNALDALSETLITEITPAPQPVPVPAKDLVKEKKAVEERLIKMGERDDTLPPEYRPTEEDLKKMAEAKANADTKPKTSMDDKTALDLLSSDFNTSVASSDAAATKLTPPVLDSETLKPMPRPVLDTLAGTLLPDDPAFKAKAATAKQHASEPPADNQLPGQQSSDIVATSTQQGRKN; the protein is encoded by the exons TCGCAGCCCAGCAAGGCCACGCCCAAACCAGCAGCTCAGGTCTCCACTCTGACGCCTTCTCAGTTTGAG AAGGCATCATCAGGATCCGCCATGGCTTCAAAGCCTGGGGGAGTTACTACAAAAGGTGGCACTGCCGGAAGTACTTTCATCAGGACAGCGGGACAGGGGGTTCCTAAAGCTAAAACTGAG ACTAACACCAATCCCACTGTTATTGACATGTCGTCTGCTGGGTCAACTGTTGTCAACATGACATTGTCTGGGACGAAGGGCAGTCCCAAAATGATGTCGAAG ACGTCACCTGTCTCCACTATAAAGTCTTCTACTGCTGCCACTGGAACAGCAGCaaccacagcagcagcagcagctaatGTTGCCATGTCGACATCTAAAGGCTCGCCAAAAGACACAGCCAAG GTGCAAGTGGAAGTACGTCCCAAAACAGAAACAATTGGGGCCAAGGAG ACACCTGCAGTAGATCCATTTGACGCCTTGGCCAGTATACTGCCACCAGTCGATCCACTCACCCCGAAACAACCAATATTCACTGGGCCTGAGGTCAAAGAG CACGATGTCACGTCCGAGAAGGCTTCAAAGTGTGGAGAAAGAGAAGACACGCTGCCTCCAAATTACAGATTTAGAAATATG GCTCCGCTTCCTGCAGATGCCACACCTAAGGATGTTCCT AAACCACTCAGCACAGACGAGGCCCTGGAATCCCTTTCGGCAGGTTTCATGACATCAACTGTTCCAACTGCACCTAAAATGCAAGAG AAAAAAGACAATGCTGCTGCCTTATCTACTGCCCCATGTTATGTTGCACCACCATTTGTGAAG AAAGTTGACGTCCCTGCGCCTGATCCTTCTGTAGCATTTCGACCTCCAGCTGATAAGAAAGCCAAGATGGAAGTTGATAACTTCTCATTGGAAGCTTTAATTCCCCCTGCCCAATTCAAG AAAACTGTGTGTGTGGCTCCGCCCCCTGCTGAAAAACAAACTCAGGTGGAAAAGGCCTCTTCTGATTTTTCTCTGAAAGCTGACCTGGATACAAGGCCCAAGACGGATGAGGTTAGTGGCCTTTCACTCCCGACTTTTATTGAGCCACGATGGACACCAGCaaacaaaaatctcacaaaaagt ggTGGTTCCATGTCTATGGGTGCTCTCAGTGCTCTTGGTGACATGTTGGCAGCACCGGAACGCAAACCAGAACCCAAACTGAGACCTGAGGATCTTGTTTCG gagaaaaaacacaaggaGGAAGATGCTGTACGTGTAGGAGAGAGGGACGACTCAATTGCACCAGATTACAGGTTCAATAAGGAGCAACTCAAGAAACTGCCTGCTCCCAAACCTCAG CCCACCTTGAACACTAATGAGGCCCTGGACCTTCTGTCCGGAGACCTTTTGACCTCCTCAGCTGTTCCTGCACAG AAAGCTGAAGTCCCTGCATTTGCTCCAACTGTCTCTGTGTGTCCTGCTCCACCCAAACCTTCTCAG GGCAGCTCCTTGCCTCTGGATGCACTCAGTGCTCTTAGTGACACTCTACCAGCGAATGTACCAAAACCTGAACCCCCCAAGCTCAGACCTGCAGATATTGTCTCT gagaaaaaacacaaggaGAAAGAGGCTGCCCGTGTAGGAGAGAAGGAGGACTCGATTGCACCAGAGTACAGGTTCAATGAGGATGAACTTAAAAAATTACCTGCTCCTAAACCTCAG CCCACCTTGAATACTAACGAGGCGTTAGATCTTTTGTCTGGAGACTTGACAAGCTCCTCAGTTGCCCCAGCAAAG ACCCCAAAAATGTTATCCGCTCAAGATGTTTTGACTTCAACCAAATCATCTGGTGTTCACGCATCTCTTCCTCCTTCCACCAAAAAGACACCCCAG CTATCAGACTGTCCTCCAGTGTTAGCGCCACAAAGAAAGGCCAAGACTGATGAG GGCGACTACATGTCTCTGGATGCTCTCGGTGCTCTTGGTGACACGTTGGCAGCACCAGAACCATCACCAGAACCCCCTAAACTTAGACCAGAGGATATTGTTACA GAGGATGAACACAAGGAGGAAGACGCCGTGCGTGTCGGAGAGAGGGAATCCTCAATTGCGCCAGAGTACAGGTTCAATAAGGAGCAGCTCAAGAAACTGCCTGCTCCCAAACCTCAG CCCAAGATGAATACCAATGAGGCCCTTGACCTTCTATCTGGAGAATTCTTGACCTCCTCTGCTGCTCCTGCTGTCCAGGCTCCCATGATCTCCTCCTCTGCTGCTTCTACGCAA TCCTCTGCAGACTTTGCTCTGGATGCCTTAGCAGGAGACTTTGTTTCATCGTCTGCTGCCCCCACAGTGAAATCTGCTGCTTATGCCCCCACAGAAACTGCCAAacag CTTTCATTAGGAGCAGACAATGCTCTGGATGCTTTATCAGAAACTCTGATCACAGAAATCACCCCCGCCCCTCAGCCAGTCCCCGTTCCTGCCAAAGACCTTGTcaag GAGAAGAAGGCTGTTGAGGAGAGGCTCATTAAAATGGGCGAGAGAGACGACACTCTTCCACCAGAGTACAGACCCACTGAGGAGGATCTTAAG aAAATGGCCGAAGCTAAGGCTAACGCGGACACCAAACCAAAGACG TCTATGGACGACAAGACGGCTTTGGACTTGCTGTCCAGTGATTTTAACACATCGGTCGCATCGTCCGACGCGGCCGCCACAAAGCTGACACCTCCTGTGCTCGACTCGGAGACCCTCAAG CCCATGCCCCGTCCTGTTCTGGACACACTGGCTGGCACCCTCCTTCCCGATGACCCAGCATTCAAGGCTAAGGCAGCCACAGCCaag CAGCATGCATCAGAGCCTCCCGCCGACAATCAACTCCCTGGCCAACAAAGCTCTGACATCGTAGCAACATCCACGCAGCAGGGCAGGAAGAACTAA
- the cast gene encoding calpastatin isoform X12, whose amino-acid sequence MGQILSWIRGPRETSTLQDVAVEEQSQPSKATPKPAAQVSTLTPSQFEKASSGSAMASKPGGVTTKGGTAGSTFIRTAGQGVPKAKTETNTNPTVIDMSSAGSTVVNMTLSGTKGSPKMMSKTSPVSTIKSSTAATGTAATTAAAAANVAMSTSKGSPKDTAKVQVEVRPKTETIGAKETPAVDPFDALASILPPVDPLTPKQPIFTGPEVKEHDVTSEKASKCGEREDTLPPNYRFRNMAPLPADATPKDVPKPLSTDEALESLSAGFMTSTVPTAPKMQEKKDNAAALSTAPCYVAPPFVKKTVCVAPPPAEKQTQVEKASSDFSLKADLDTRPKTDEGGSMSMGALSALGDMLAAPERKPEPKLRPEDLVSEKKHKEEDAVRVGERDDSIAPDYRFNKEQLKKLPAPKPQPTLNTNEALDLLSGDLLTSSAVPAQKAEVPAFAPTVSVCPAPPKPSQGSSLPLDALSALSDTLPANVPKPEPPKLRPADIVSEKKHKEKEAARVGEKEDSIAPEYRFNEDELKKLPAPKPQPTLNTNEALDLLSGDLTSSSVAPAKTPKMLSAQDVLTSTKSSGVHASLPPSTKKTPQLSDCPPVLAPQRKAKTDEGDYMSLDALGALGDTLAAPEPSPEPPKLRPEDIVTEDEHKEEDAVRVGERESSIAPEYRFNKEQLKKLPAPKPQPKMNTNEALDLLSGEFLTSSAAPAVQAPMISSSAASTQSSADFALDALAGDFVSSSAAPTVKSAAYAPTETAKQLSLGADNALDALSETLITEITPAPQPVPVPAKDLVKEKKAVEERLIKMGERDDTLPPEYRPTEEDLKKMAEAKANADTKPKTSMDDKTALDLLSSDFNTSVASSDAAATKLTPPVLDSETLKPMPRPVLDTLAGTLLPDDPAFKAKAATAKSKSKSKSKSKKQHASEPPADNQLPGQQSSDIVATSTQQGRKN is encoded by the exons TCGCAGCCCAGCAAGGCCACGCCCAAACCAGCAGCTCAGGTCTCCACTCTGACGCCTTCTCAGTTTGAG AAGGCATCATCAGGATCCGCCATGGCTTCAAAGCCTGGGGGAGTTACTACAAAAGGTGGCACTGCCGGAAGTACTTTCATCAGGACAGCGGGACAGGGGGTTCCTAAAGCTAAAACTGAG ACTAACACCAATCCCACTGTTATTGACATGTCGTCTGCTGGGTCAACTGTTGTCAACATGACATTGTCTGGGACGAAGGGCAGTCCCAAAATGATGTCGAAG ACGTCACCTGTCTCCACTATAAAGTCTTCTACTGCTGCCACTGGAACAGCAGCaaccacagcagcagcagcagctaatGTTGCCATGTCGACATCTAAAGGCTCGCCAAAAGACACAGCCAAG GTGCAAGTGGAAGTACGTCCCAAAACAGAAACAATTGGGGCCAAGGAG ACACCTGCAGTAGATCCATTTGACGCCTTGGCCAGTATACTGCCACCAGTCGATCCACTCACCCCGAAACAACCAATATTCACTGGGCCTGAGGTCAAAGAG CACGATGTCACGTCCGAGAAGGCTTCAAAGTGTGGAGAAAGAGAAGACACGCTGCCTCCAAATTACAGATTTAGAAATATG GCTCCGCTTCCTGCAGATGCCACACCTAAGGATGTTCCT AAACCACTCAGCACAGACGAGGCCCTGGAATCCCTTTCGGCAGGTTTCATGACATCAACTGTTCCAACTGCACCTAAAATGCAAGAG AAAAAAGACAATGCTGCTGCCTTATCTACTGCCCCATGTTATGTTGCACCACCATTTGTGAAG AAAACTGTGTGTGTGGCTCCGCCCCCTGCTGAAAAACAAACTCAGGTGGAAAAGGCCTCTTCTGATTTTTCTCTGAAAGCTGACCTGGATACAAGGCCCAAGACGGATGAG ggTGGTTCCATGTCTATGGGTGCTCTCAGTGCTCTTGGTGACATGTTGGCAGCACCGGAACGCAAACCAGAACCCAAACTGAGACCTGAGGATCTTGTTTCG gagaaaaaacacaaggaGGAAGATGCTGTACGTGTAGGAGAGAGGGACGACTCAATTGCACCAGATTACAGGTTCAATAAGGAGCAACTCAAGAAACTGCCTGCTCCCAAACCTCAG CCCACCTTGAACACTAATGAGGCCCTGGACCTTCTGTCCGGAGACCTTTTGACCTCCTCAGCTGTTCCTGCACAG AAAGCTGAAGTCCCTGCATTTGCTCCAACTGTCTCTGTGTGTCCTGCTCCACCCAAACCTTCTCAG GGCAGCTCCTTGCCTCTGGATGCACTCAGTGCTCTTAGTGACACTCTACCAGCGAATGTACCAAAACCTGAACCCCCCAAGCTCAGACCTGCAGATATTGTCTCT gagaaaaaacacaaggaGAAAGAGGCTGCCCGTGTAGGAGAGAAGGAGGACTCGATTGCACCAGAGTACAGGTTCAATGAGGATGAACTTAAAAAATTACCTGCTCCTAAACCTCAG CCCACCTTGAATACTAACGAGGCGTTAGATCTTTTGTCTGGAGACTTGACAAGCTCCTCAGTTGCCCCAGCAAAG ACCCCAAAAATGTTATCCGCTCAAGATGTTTTGACTTCAACCAAATCATCTGGTGTTCACGCATCTCTTCCTCCTTCCACCAAAAAGACACCCCAG CTATCAGACTGTCCTCCAGTGTTAGCGCCACAAAGAAAGGCCAAGACTGATGAG GGCGACTACATGTCTCTGGATGCTCTCGGTGCTCTTGGTGACACGTTGGCAGCACCAGAACCATCACCAGAACCCCCTAAACTTAGACCAGAGGATATTGTTACA GAGGATGAACACAAGGAGGAAGACGCCGTGCGTGTCGGAGAGAGGGAATCCTCAATTGCGCCAGAGTACAGGTTCAATAAGGAGCAGCTCAAGAAACTGCCTGCTCCCAAACCTCAG CCCAAGATGAATACCAATGAGGCCCTTGACCTTCTATCTGGAGAATTCTTGACCTCCTCTGCTGCTCCTGCTGTCCAGGCTCCCATGATCTCCTCCTCTGCTGCTTCTACGCAA TCCTCTGCAGACTTTGCTCTGGATGCCTTAGCAGGAGACTTTGTTTCATCGTCTGCTGCCCCCACAGTGAAATCTGCTGCTTATGCCCCCACAGAAACTGCCAAacag CTTTCATTAGGAGCAGACAATGCTCTGGATGCTTTATCAGAAACTCTGATCACAGAAATCACCCCCGCCCCTCAGCCAGTCCCCGTTCCTGCCAAAGACCTTGTcaag GAGAAGAAGGCTGTTGAGGAGAGGCTCATTAAAATGGGCGAGAGAGACGACACTCTTCCACCAGAGTACAGACCCACTGAGGAGGATCTTAAG aAAATGGCCGAAGCTAAGGCTAACGCGGACACCAAACCAAAGACG TCTATGGACGACAAGACGGCTTTGGACTTGCTGTCCAGTGATTTTAACACATCGGTCGCATCGTCCGACGCGGCCGCCACAAAGCTGACACCTCCTGTGCTCGACTCGGAGACCCTCAAG CCCATGCCCCGTCCTGTTCTGGACACACTGGCTGGCACCCTCCTTCCCGATGACCCAGCATTCAAGGCTAAGGCAGCCACAGCCaag AGCAAGAGcaagtcaaagtcaaagtcTAAA AAGCAGCATGCATCAGAGCCTCCCGCCGACAATCAACTCCCTGGCCAACAAAGCTCTGACATCGTAGCAACATCCACGCAGCAGGGCAGGAAGAACTAA